The Falco peregrinus isolate bFalPer1 chromosome 1, bFalPer1.pri, whole genome shotgun sequence genome has a window encoding:
- the SCAMP5 gene encoding secretory carrier-associated membrane protein 5, whose product MAEKVNNFPPLPKFIPLKPCFYQDFDAEIPPQHRTMAKRLYYLWMLNSITLAVNLVGCLAWLIGGGGAVNFGLAILWLILFTPCSYVCWFRPIYKAFKTDSSFSFMAFFFTFMAQLVISIIQAVGIPGWGVCGWIAAISFFGTNVGSAVVMLIPTVLFTGMAVFSFIALTMVHKFYRGSGGSFSKAQEEWTTGAWKNPHVQQAAQNAAMGAAQGAMMQHETQYSATPNYTYSNEM is encoded by the exons ATGGCAG aaaaagTGAACAACTTCCCTCCCCTGCCGAAGTTCATCCCCTTGAAGCCATGTTTCTACCAGGACTTCGATGCGGAGATCCCACCGCAGCACCGTACCATGGCCAAACGGCTTTACTACCTCTGGATGC tgAACAGCATCACCTTGGCGGTGAATCTCGTTGGCTGCCTCGCATGGCTGATTGGAGGCGGTGGAGCTGTTAATTTTGGACTGGCAATTCTCTGGCTCATTCTCTTTACGCCCTGCTCCTATGTCTGCTGGTTTAGACCTATTTACAAAGCTTTCAA GACAGACAGTTCCTTCAGCTTCATGGCCTTCTTCTTCACCTTCATGGCCCAGCTGGTGATCAGCATTATCCAGGCGGTGGGAATCCCTGGCTGGGGTGTCTG TGGCTGGATTGCAGCGATTTCCTTCTTTGGGACCAATGTGGGGTCAGCCGTGGTGATGCTGATCCCCACCGTCCTGTTCACAGGGATGGCAGTCTTCTCCTTCATCGCTCTCACTATG GTGCATAAGTTTTACCGGGGGAGTGGTGGGAGCTTCAGCAAAGCTCAGGAGGAGTGGACCACGGGGGCATGGAAGAACCCCCACGtccagcaggcagcacagaacGCGGCCATGGGGGCGGCGCAGGGGGCCATGATGCAGCACGAGACGCAGTACTCGGCCACCCCAAACTACACCTACTCCAACGAGATGTGA